In Helicobacter mastomyrinus, a single genomic region encodes these proteins:
- a CDS encoding NAD(P)H-dependent oxidoreductase: protein MVSHPYPESSFFIKALESAARSVKNVEVRNLESLYGFDTRAIDGTKERQITREFQRIVFLFSTHWFNITPMMKAYLNETWSSVGPDLWKGKEMLVVSTAGGEASTYGKNGRVGIELKDIFVSMKASADHAGMTYLEPLVFQGISRSAIKNYQNALIQRLSE, encoded by the coding sequence ATCGTCTCGCACCCCTACCCTGAAAGCTCATTTTTCATTAAAGCCTTAGAAAGTGCAGCAAGGAGCGTGAAAAATGTAGAAGTGCGTAATCTTGAAAGCCTCTATGGTTTTGATACAAGGGCGATTGATGGGACAAAAGAGCGGCAAATTACGCGTGAATTTCAAAGAATCGTCTTTTTATTTTCTACGCATTGGTTTAATATCACGCCGATGATGAAAGCTTATTTGAACGAAACTTGGAGTAGTGTGGGACCTGACTTGTGGAAGGGCAAAGAAATGCTTGTTGTCTCAACCGCAGGAGGCGAGGCAAGCACCTATGGCAAAAATGGCAGAGTGGGCATAGAATTAAAGGATATTTTTGTTTCGATGAAAGCAAGTGCGGATCACGCTGGAATGACCTACCTCGAGCCTCTTGTGTTTCAAGGAATAAGCCGCAGTGCAATCAAAAACTATCAAAATGCTTTGATTCAAAGATTGAGCGAGTGA
- a CDS encoding flavodoxin: MKDLVAYFSATGITKDIAKTLADVANADIYEILPKEPYSVADLDWNDENSRTSKECKDKSSRPKIAQSIDISPYGRIFVGFPIWWYHAPHIINTFLESHNFHSKIIIPFCTSGGSELETCMKFLKDSAPKAVFQQDKKFDFGSSRGSIRKWLESLEQDKK; this comes from the coding sequence ATGAAAGATTTAGTCGCTTATTTCTCTGCCACAGGCATCACCAAAGATATAGCCAAAACCCTTGCAGATGTCGCAAATGCCGATATTTACGAGATACTGCCAAAAGAACCTTATAGTGTGGCGGATTTGGATTGGAATGATGAAAATTCTCGCACCAGCAAAGAATGCAAGGATAAATCCTCACGCCCTAAAATCGCCCAAAGTATCGACATATCGCCTTATGGACGGATTTTTGTGGGCTTTCCTATTTGGTGGTATCACGCACCCCATATCATCAATACCTTTTTAGAATCTCATAATTTTCACTCTAAAATCATCATTCCCTTTTGCACGAGCGGAGGCAGTGAGCTTGAAACCTGTATGAAATTTTTAAAAGATTCCGCTCCAAAAGCGGTGTTTCAACAGGACAAAAAATTTGATTTTGGCAGCAGCAGAGGCAGTATAAGAAAATGGCTTGAGAGTTTGGAACAAGACAAGAAATAA